In a genomic window of Pseudomonas oryzihabitans:
- a CDS encoding lipopolysaccharide kinase InaA family protein, with product MKPLEHSRYLELRDAAQVVEADHHGDKVLRLTDGSYLKLFRRKRLLTSAALFPYAQRFADNARQLAARGIPCPQVLEVYRAASLQRDVVHYSPLPGQTLRQLRESAQAEALRPALGRFIAGLHDKGVYFRSLHLGNVVLTPAGELGLIDIADLRCHARRLPLRLRVRNFHHLLRYSEDRDWLFQPGREPFLRAYAEACRQPLDWRDLDRQLND from the coding sequence ATGAAGCCTCTCGAACATTCGCGCTATCTCGAACTGCGCGACGCCGCCCAGGTAGTGGAAGCCGATCACCATGGCGACAAGGTTCTGCGCCTCACCGATGGCAGCTATCTCAAGCTGTTCCGCCGCAAACGGCTGCTGACCTCGGCTGCCCTGTTCCCCTACGCCCAGCGCTTTGCCGACAACGCCCGCCAGTTGGCCGCGCGCGGCATTCCCTGTCCGCAGGTGCTGGAGGTCTATCGCGCCGCCTCGCTGCAGCGCGATGTCGTGCACTACAGCCCGCTACCCGGCCAGACCCTGCGCCAGTTGCGTGAGTCGGCACAGGCCGAGGCGCTGCGTCCGGCGCTGGGGCGCTTCATCGCCGGCCTGCACGACAAGGGCGTCTATTTCCGCTCGTTGCACCTGGGCAACGTGGTGCTGACGCCCGCAGGCGAACTGGGCCTGATCGACATCGCCGATCTGCGCTGCCATGCCCGCCGCCTGCCGCTGCGCTTACGGGTACGCAATTTCCATCACCTGCTGCGCTACAGCGAAGACCGCGACTGGCTGTTCCAGCCCGGCCGCGAGCCCTTCCTGCGGGCCTACGCCGAGGCTTGCCGCCAGCCCTTGGACTGGCGTGACCTCGACCGCCAGCTGAACGACTAG